A stretch of Spirosoma oryzicola DNA encodes these proteins:
- a CDS encoding anti-sigma factor, with protein sequence MNIPEYLASGILESYVVGAVSDQERREVNCLAAIYPEIQQELDLLSLSIENYALLHSVEPPIELKSRIMAQLSFEKTDDPIIRPMPVDYSTDRPTFKATWIVAASVGLLLLAFSFFLLSQLRTTQDTLAQLQSAKDSLQQEVGQLKNTQDYSNQALALFRQPGTRTLELRGNEKAPNGDMLVFWNAKTHQVAVEVRSLPPLRPDQQYQLWSLVGGKPVDAGVFNADGTNALLQQLNRPIDRADAFAVTIEKRGGSPTPTLSTLLAMSPVDA encoded by the coding sequence ATGAACATACCGGAGTATTTAGCGTCAGGCATTCTAGAATCTTACGTTGTGGGCGCAGTAAGCGACCAGGAGCGACGTGAGGTCAATTGCTTGGCGGCTATTTACCCTGAGATTCAGCAGGAGTTGGATCTGTTGAGTCTATCCATCGAAAATTACGCTTTATTGCACAGCGTCGAGCCACCAATCGAACTCAAGTCGCGGATTATGGCTCAGCTTTCTTTCGAGAAGACCGACGATCCGATTATTCGGCCAATGCCCGTCGATTACAGTACCGACCGTCCAACGTTCAAAGCAACCTGGATCGTGGCCGCGTCGGTAGGCTTACTCCTGCTTGCTTTCTCGTTTTTCCTGCTGTCGCAGTTACGAACGACTCAGGATACACTTGCTCAACTACAATCCGCAAAAGATTCCCTTCAACAGGAAGTTGGCCAACTAAAAAATACGCAGGACTATAGCAATCAGGCACTGGCTTTGTTCCGGCAGCCCGGCACGCGTACGCTCGAACTACGGGGCAATGAAAAAGCTCCTAACGGCGATATGCTGGTATTCTGGAACGCTAAAACCCATCAGGTAGCCGTCGAAGTCCGTTCGCTACCGCCCTTGCGTCCCGATCAGCAATACCAGCTTTGGTCGCTGGTAGGTGGGAAACCCGTTGATGCAGGTGTGTTTAATGCGGATGGAACCAATGCGCTTCTTCAACAGCTTAATCGTCCCATTGATCGTGCTGACGCCTTTGCGGTAACGATTGAAAAACGCGGTGGTAGCCCTACCCCCACCCTGTCAACCCTGCTGGCAATGAGTCCGGTAGACGCCTGA
- the msrB gene encoding peptide-methionine (R)-S-oxide reductase MsrB: protein MKNKLILLVPFCLLTGFLFLNASSTPSFDQPVNQSKRLVDDKPQAGKRVVKTDAEWKKTLTPDQYAVLREHGTERAFTSPLNDIHDRGVFYCAACHNPLFSSTTKFNSGTGWPSFYTPIAKNAVKENVDKSYGMVRTEVLCNVCGGHLGHVFDDGPKPTGLRYCMNGVAMTFEKK, encoded by the coding sequence ATGAAAAACAAGCTAATTCTTTTAGTACCATTCTGTCTTTTAACGGGCTTCCTGTTTCTGAACGCTTCTAGTACACCATCGTTTGATCAACCAGTTAATCAGTCGAAGCGTCTGGTTGACGACAAACCACAGGCGGGAAAACGCGTTGTTAAAACGGACGCGGAATGGAAGAAGACCCTGACTCCCGATCAGTATGCGGTCCTGCGGGAGCACGGTACAGAACGGGCTTTTACCAGCCCGCTGAATGATATCCATGATCGTGGCGTATTCTACTGCGCGGCCTGCCATAACCCGCTTTTTTCATCGACCACAAAGTTTAACTCGGGTACGGGTTGGCCGAGTTTTTATACCCCCATCGCGAAGAATGCCGTCAAAGAAAACGTGGATAAAAGCTACGGGATGGTTCGAACGGAAGTCCTCTGCAATGTCTGCGGTGGCCACCTCGGTCACGTCTTCGATGATGGTCCCAAACCAACCGGGCTCCGCTATTGCATGAACGGTGTAGCAATGACGTTCGAGAAAAAGTAA
- a CDS encoding penicillin-binding protein 1A: MSENRERFRAVRHAFGAFRRRIRHRRSQLGDVRRGVGQRIYRQTARIAGEERVSSWVTTYRSYRGRLRSFVHQYIDPDAWYYPYLKFGVKGSLITALALGFYVFILNYNFLYLTGEIPSVEELKNPKLNQSSEIYSQDGVMIGKFYAENRTPIKFENIPKPLINALIATEDARFYDHGGVDPRAIGRAMISFGREGGGSTITQQLAKNLFKTRRKSNSGLLTRIPFIRKVIYKSKEWLMALKLERNFSKEEIITYYFNTVDFGSNAFGLKTAARTFFNKAPDSLNVQEGAVLVGLQKATTSYNPLKNPKRSKERRNVVLGQMAKYKYLTNVQADSISALPLVTDFTPENPYSGPASYLKNAVQDYVKRWGEENGYDLYTDGLRIVTTVDSRMQKYAEEATDEKMKQLQRTFDNHWRGRNPWTDEDGNELPGFIDSVARRTERYKTLSRRFLPLYPDSIMYYMKNKKYKMRVFSWTSKRGYDSTEMTPYDSIAYYKHFLQSGMVAMDPHTGYIRAWVGGLDYDYFKYDHVKQGKRQPGSTFKPFVYTAAIDDTLVNLSPCDRVQDRPFRKEFINAEGKEDVWEPRNSTGYYTYSNMTLRRALARSVNSITAQLTDRVTPERVAEYAHRMGIKSRLDAVPSIGLGSSDVSLYELVGAYCTFVNDGQSIEPMIVQRIEDRDGNVIETFTSKQKQAISPESAFLMRYMLQGGLQESGGTSQNLWSFDLFKNRNEIGAKTGTTSNNSDGWFVAVSDKLVVGAWVGGDDRSIHFRSTDLGEGAKTALPLVGEFLEKVYADPKFKNLQGPLAKPSFSVAKNYLNCGPSGDEESTEESDSTDTGEVGDSTFVPTVPAPDATAPPDTTGRSL, translated from the coding sequence ATGAGTGAAAATAGGGAGCGATTCCGCGCTGTCCGGCACGCGTTTGGAGCGTTTCGGCGACGAATTCGACACCGCCGGTCGCAACTTGGCGATGTTAGACGCGGGGTCGGTCAACGTATCTACCGGCAAACGGCACGCATCGCCGGTGAAGAGCGAGTCAGTTCGTGGGTCACAACGTATCGCAGCTATCGTGGCCGTCTACGCTCATTTGTTCACCAATACATCGACCCTGACGCCTGGTACTACCCCTACCTTAAATTTGGGGTAAAGGGTAGCTTGATTACTGCACTGGCACTGGGTTTTTACGTGTTCATTCTCAATTACAATTTCCTGTACCTGACCGGCGAAATACCCAGCGTAGAGGAATTGAAAAACCCCAAGCTGAACCAATCGTCGGAGATCTACTCGCAGGATGGGGTGATGATCGGCAAGTTCTACGCCGAAAACCGGACACCGATCAAGTTTGAAAACATTCCAAAGCCACTGATTAACGCGCTCATCGCCACCGAAGATGCGCGGTTCTACGATCACGGTGGCGTCGATCCGCGCGCCATTGGTCGGGCAATGATCAGCTTCGGACGTGAAGGGGGCGGTTCGACTATTACGCAGCAATTAGCCAAAAACCTGTTCAAGACGCGCCGTAAATCGAACTCGGGCCTGCTGACCCGCATTCCGTTTATTCGAAAAGTCATTTATAAGTCGAAGGAATGGCTGATGGCGCTGAAGCTGGAGCGTAATTTTTCGAAAGAAGAGATTATCACGTACTATTTCAACACCGTCGATTTTGGGAGCAACGCGTTTGGTTTAAAAACAGCGGCCCGCACCTTCTTCAACAAAGCGCCCGATAGCCTGAATGTACAGGAAGGAGCGGTACTTGTTGGCTTGCAGAAAGCGACAACGAGTTATAATCCACTCAAAAATCCCAAGCGTTCCAAAGAGCGCCGAAACGTGGTGTTGGGACAGATGGCGAAGTACAAGTACCTGACCAACGTTCAGGCTGATTCGATCAGCGCGCTTCCTCTCGTAACGGATTTCACTCCGGAGAACCCTTACTCAGGCCCCGCCAGCTATCTTAAAAATGCGGTGCAGGATTATGTAAAACGGTGGGGGGAAGAAAACGGCTACGATTTGTACACCGATGGTTTACGGATCGTCACTACGGTTGATTCCCGGATGCAGAAATACGCCGAAGAAGCGACCGACGAGAAAATGAAGCAGTTGCAGCGGACGTTCGACAACCACTGGCGCGGACGCAATCCCTGGACCGACGAGGATGGCAATGAACTGCCGGGATTCATTGATTCGGTAGCCAGACGCACCGAACGCTACAAAACCTTGAGCCGTCGCTTTTTGCCCCTGTACCCCGACTCGATCATGTACTATATGAAAAATAAGAAGTACAAGATGCGGGTATTCAGCTGGACCAGCAAGCGCGGCTACGATTCTACCGAAATGACGCCCTACGACTCCATTGCTTATTACAAGCATTTTTTGCAGTCGGGCATGGTGGCGATGGACCCGCATACGGGTTACATCCGGGCCTGGGTCGGCGGTCTGGATTACGATTATTTCAAATACGATCACGTCAAACAGGGCAAGCGACAGCCCGGTTCTACGTTTAAACCGTTCGTATACACCGCTGCTATCGACGATACGTTGGTCAACCTCAGCCCCTGCGACCGGGTTCAGGATCGACCGTTTCGGAAAGAGTTTATTAATGCGGAGGGTAAAGAAGACGTATGGGAGCCACGCAACTCAACGGGTTATTATACGTATTCGAACATGACCCTGCGCCGGGCGCTGGCTCGTTCGGTGAACTCGATCACGGCTCAATTAACAGACCGCGTCACACCGGAACGCGTGGCGGAATACGCACACCGAATGGGTATTAAAAGCCGGCTGGATGCGGTACCTTCCATTGGCCTGGGCTCGTCGGATGTATCGCTCTACGAGCTTGTCGGCGCTTACTGTACCTTTGTCAATGATGGCCAATCGATTGAACCCATGATTGTGCAGCGCATCGAAGACCGCGATGGTAATGTTATCGAAACGTTCACATCAAAACAAAAACAGGCTATCAGTCCGGAATCAGCCTTTCTGATGCGCTACATGCTCCAGGGTGGTTTGCAGGAATCGGGCGGTACATCGCAGAACCTGTGGTCATTCGATCTGTTTAAAAACCGCAATGAAATCGGAGCCAAAACCGGCACAACCTCCAATAACTCCGACGGCTGGTTTGTTGCGGTATCCGATAAACTGGTCGTTGGCGCCTGGGTTGGTGGCGACGACCGGAGTATACACTTCCGCTCTACCGACCTCGGCGAAGGGGCAAAGACCGCCTTACCACTGGTAGGCGAGTTTTTAGAGAAAGTATACGCCGATCCGAAGTTCAAAAACCTACAGGGCCCACTGGCAAAGCCATCTTTCTCGGTTGCGAAGAACTATCTGAACTGCGGTCCTTCGGGTGATGAAGAAAGTACCGAAGAGTCTGATTCAACGGATACGGGCGAAGTCGGTGATTCAACCTTTGTTCCAACGGTTCCGGCCCCTGATGCAACGGCTCCTCCCGATACAACGGGCAGGTCATTGTAA